From bacterium BMS3Abin11, one genomic window encodes:
- the zwf_2 gene encoding glucose-6-phosphate 1-dehydrogenase, whose translation MPHTNTKTDTLPAPSCIMVIFGAAGDLAKRKLFPALYYLSVVNQLPEHFAILGVSREDFSTESYRELMNTESRAHLDGDYSQDIWDRLIKCCHYLQGDFRDAAAYQALAQKLGELGDQCKIPGNYLFYMATPPAFFGDIAEQISGAGLATEPDGHWRRLVIEKPFGRDLQSARDLNRRLLDVFNERQLYRIDHYLGKETVQNFLAFRFANGVIEPIWNRRYIDHVQITVAEPLGVENRASYYEGTGALRDMIPNHLLAVLTIIAMEPPISFNADEIRDEQAKVLRAIQLLTPEEVLTHTVRGQYGSGVLADDTRVPAYRQEPGVAADSETETFVALSLMIDSWRWAGVPFYLRTGKRLPGRFTEIMIQYKHAPNAAFKRSVLKDKHVEPNVMVLRIQPSEGISLGINAKVPGQALQLSPVEMDFSYEDYFGNEPSTGYETLIYDCMLGDPTLFKRADIIETAWQLMEPILDVWNALPPRDFPNYAAGEWGPSEADDLLQRDGRSWRICTPGGCVRRTSSE comes from the coding sequence ATGCCACACACTAACACAAAGACTGACACGCTTCCGGCACCTTCCTGTATTATGGTAATTTTCGGTGCAGCCGGAGACCTGGCCAAACGCAAGCTGTTTCCGGCGCTTTACTACCTGTCTGTGGTGAACCAGCTGCCGGAACACTTTGCGATATTGGGTGTCAGCCGGGAAGACTTCAGCACTGAAAGTTACCGAGAGCTGATGAATACCGAAAGTCGTGCTCACCTCGACGGCGATTATTCGCAGGATATCTGGGATCGGCTGATCAAGTGCTGTCACTATCTGCAGGGTGACTTCCGTGATGCGGCCGCATACCAGGCACTAGCGCAGAAATTGGGTGAGCTTGGCGATCAATGCAAAATACCGGGCAATTACCTCTTTTATATGGCGACGCCGCCGGCCTTCTTTGGCGATATTGCCGAGCAAATCTCCGGTGCGGGCCTGGCCACCGAGCCAGACGGCCACTGGCGCCGGCTGGTTATCGAAAAACCATTTGGTCGCGATCTGCAATCTGCCCGTGATCTCAATCGTAGGTTGCTGGATGTATTTAACGAACGCCAGCTGTACCGGATTGACCATTATCTCGGTAAGGAAACCGTACAGAACTTCCTCGCCTTTCGTTTTGCCAATGGCGTCATCGAACCTATCTGGAATCGCCGCTATATCGATCATGTACAGATCACTGTGGCCGAACCTCTGGGTGTGGAAAACCGCGCCAGTTATTACGAAGGCACAGGTGCGTTGCGGGATATGATCCCCAATCATCTGCTGGCGGTGCTGACCATTATTGCCATGGAGCCACCAATATCTTTCAATGCCGATGAAATCCGTGATGAGCAGGCCAAGGTGTTACGTGCCATCCAGCTTCTGACACCGGAAGAAGTACTCACTCATACTGTGCGTGGTCAGTACGGGTCGGGAGTATTGGCAGACGATACTCGTGTACCGGCCTATCGCCAGGAGCCGGGTGTGGCGGCAGATTCTGAGACGGAAACCTTTGTCGCGCTGAGTCTAATGATTGACAGCTGGCGCTGGGCCGGCGTGCCTTTTTACCTGCGCACGGGAAAGCGTTTACCTGGACGTTTCACCGAGATCATGATCCAGTACAAGCACGCACCAAACGCTGCGTTTAAACGCTCAGTATTGAAGGATAAACACGTAGAACCAAATGTTATGGTACTGCGCATACAGCCCAGTGAAGGAATCAGCCTGGGAATTAATGCCAAGGTGCCCGGTCAGGCATTGCAGTTGAGTCCGGTGGAAATGGATTTCAGCTATGAGGATTATTTTGGCAATGAGCCAAGTACCGGTTACGAAACATTGATTTATGACTGCATGCTGGGAGATCCCACATTGTTCAAACGCGCAGACATTATCGAGACCGCCTGGCAGTTAATGGAGCCGATACTCGACGTATGGAATGCTCTACCACCACGTGATTTTCCGAATTATGCCGCCGGAGAATGGGGGCCGTCTGAGGCTGATGATCTGCTGCAGCGTGACGGTCGCTCATGGCGTATATGTACACCGGGCGGTTGTGTTCGTAGAACAAGCAGCGAATAG